A window from Gasterosteus aculeatus chromosome 14, fGasAcu3.hap1.1, whole genome shotgun sequence encodes these proteins:
- the sez6l gene encoding seizure 6-like protein, whose amino-acid sequence MPPAAVCAALCVALLWSRVSAGDEELPAASPPTYGTPTARSPGSLAGGPLPSILTQKGRPVPQGGEVLPSVLPQHLLPLLGRGLSVTTPLGGRSPERRGEGLPGVGGTAVPGGGDAPTEPPPAQTHPQPDQEDADDIEETEDTETPSSDLSSCMVNFSDPEGYIDSSDAPPLPDGAVVHCTYTVTVYTGYGVELQVKSVNLSDGEQLSIRSADQRGALLVLANHTLLVEGQVIRSPTNTLSVYYRSAPEASTGVFQLHYQIFRLSCSLPKRPHFGEVSVLDLLPGGTARFHCHMGYHLQGEPRLTCLNASLPVWSGKVPACRALCGGTVKNATVGRVLSPSPPHGPNATQDRSCSWSLEAPKDQRLHLHLERLALGLSERLVLWSGLDAGSVVLFDSGRGGHIPFEGVISEGPAVRIQFISDRPDHNTGFNIRYEAFERGHCYEPYLQNGNFTTSDPLYGVGAVIQFSCDPGHALEQGPPVIECVSARDPYWNDTEPLCKAQCGGDLGGPGGVILSPNWPEWYGEGEDCSWTIHVGEDKRVLLDVQLLNISDSDMLTVTDGDEVTARILGRYVGGAGPFKLSSTTPDLTVTFHSDPAGLVFGKGEGFIINYLEVSRNDSCPDLPEIQNGWKTTSHIALVRGAQITYQCDPGYDLVGRETLTCELELSWSSQPPFCEKIMYCSDPGHVEHSTRSLSDPKLLVGTTIQYSCNPGFVLQGGATVTCYGREPGTPVWTSRLPHCAPEDSVSCENAGLPDNGYQILSKRLYLPGESLTFVCYQGYELIGEAAIKCILGNPSFWSGPLPLCRADHSCFGHHALEVAEATAGSTLDGGNVALAIFLLILLLSALLGGAYVYVRRCRYHSNLRLPLIYPHPYRQITVETEFDNPLYESGGDSREYEVSI is encoded by the exons ATGAAGAACTCCCAGCGGCCTCCCCTCCCACCTACGGGACCCCCACAGCCAGAAGCCCCGGCTCCTTGGCTGGAGGTCCGCTGCCGTCCATCCTGACCCAGAAGGGACGTCCCGTCCCCCAGGGGGGGGAGGTCCTCCCCTCCGTTCTGCCCCAGcacctgctccctctcctgGGGCGGGGGCTCAGTGTCACCACTCCCCTCGGAGGTCGTTCTCCGGAGCGCCGGGGCGAGGGCTTgccgggggtggggggcaccGCGGTGCCGGGCGGAGGCGACGCTCCAACCGAGCCCCCACCCGCGCAGACGCACCCCCAGCCTGACCAGGAGGACGCGGACGACAttgaggagacggaggacacgGAGACTCCGTCCTCAG ATTTGTCCAGCTGCATGGTGAACTTCTCCGACCCGGAGGGCTACATAGACTCGTCCGATGCCCCCCCGCTGCCCGACGGCGCCGTGGTGCACTGCACCTACACCGTGACGGTGTACACCGGCTACGGGGTGGAGCTGCAG GTGAAGAGCGTGAACCTCTCGGACGGCGAGCAGCTGTCCATCCGGAGCGCCGACCAGCGCGGCGCCCTGCTGGTCCTGGCCAATCACACGCTGCTGGTGGAGGGTCAGGTGATCCGCAGCCCCACCAACACCCTGTCCGTCTACTACCGCTCGGCGCCGGAGGCCAGCACGGGCGTCTTCCAGCTGCACTACCAGA TCTTCAGGCTGAGCTGTTCTCTTCCGAAGAGGCCTCACTTCGGGGAGGTGTCGGTGCTGGACCTGCTGCCTGGAGGCACCGCCCGCTTCCACTGCCACATGGGCTACCACCTGCAGGGCGAGCCGCGGCTCACCTGCCTCAACGCCTCGCTGCCGGTGTGGAGCGGCAAGGTGCCGGCCTGCAGAG ctctttgTGGAGGCACAGTGAAGAACGCCACAGTGGGGAGAGTTCTGTCACCTTCGCCCCCCCACGGGCCCAACGCCACCCAGGACCGCTCCTGCTCCTGGTCCCTGGAGGCCCCCAAGGACCAGAGGCTGCACCTGCACCTGGAGAGGCTGGCCCTGGGGCTCAGCGAGAG gctGGTGCTGTGGAGCGGGCTGGACGCCGGCTCCGTGGTGCTGTTCGACTCGGGTCGGGGGGGCCACATCCCGTTCGAGGGGGTGATCAGCGAAGGCCCGGCGGTGAGGATCCAGTTCATCTCCGACCGGCCCGACCACAACACGGGCTTCAACATTCGCTATGAAG CCTTCGAGCGAGGCCACTGCTACGAGCCGTACCTCCAGAACGGGAACTTCACCACCTCCGACCCGCTGTACGGCGTCGGGGCCGTGATCCAGTTCTCCTGTGACCCGGGTCACGCGCTGGAGCAGGGCCCCCCCGTCATCGAGTGCGTCAGCGCCAGAGATCCGTACTGGAACGACACCGAGCCGCTGTGCAAAG CACAGTGCGGCGGCGACCTCGGCGGTCCCGGGGGTGTGATTCTGTCTCCCAACTGGCCCGAGTGgtacggggagggggaggactgCAGCTGGACCATTCACGTGGGGGAGGACAAGCGGGTGCTGCTGGACGTCCAGCT GCTGAACATCAGCGACAGCGACATGTTGACCGTCACCGACGGCGACGAGGTCACCGCCCGCATCCTGGGCCGCTACGTGGGCGGGGCCGGCCCCTTCAagctctcctccaccacccccgACCTCACCGTCACCTTCCACTCCGACCCGGCCGGACTCGTCTTTGGCAAAGGGGAGGGCTTCATCATCAACTACctgg AGGTCTCCCGGAACGACTCTTGTCCGGACCTGCCGGAGATCCAGAACGGCTGGAAGACCACGTCCCACATCGCCCTGGTGCGCGGCGCTCAGATCACCTACCAGTGCGACCCCGGATACGACCTGGTGGGCCGGGAGACCCTCACCTGTGAGCTGGAGCTCTCCTGGAGCTCCCAGCCGCCCTTCTGCGAGAAGA tcATGTACTGCTCTGATCCGGGCCACGTGGAGCACTCCACCAGGTCCCTGTCCGACCCCAAGCTGCTGGTGGGCACCACCATCCAGTACAGCTGCAACCCCGGCTTTGTCCTGCAGGGCGGCGCCACCGTCACCTGCTACGGCCGCGAGCCCGGGACCCCCGTGTGGACGTCCCGCCTCCCCCACTGTGCAC CGGAGGACTCTGTGTCCTGTGAGAACGCCGGCCTCCCCGACAACGGCTACCAGATCCTGTCCAAGAGGCTGTACCTGCCCGGCGAGTCGCTCACCTTCGTCTGTTACCAAGGTTACGAGCTCATCGGGGAGGCGGCGATTAAATGCATCCTGGGTAACCCGTCGTTCTGGAGCGGGCCGCTCCCTCTCTGCAGGG CGGACCACAGCTGCTTCGGGCACCACGCTTTGGAAG TTGCCGAGGCGACCGCCGGCTCCACTCTGGACGGAGGCAACGTGGCGCTGgccatcttcctcctcatcctgctgctgtCGGCGCTGCTGGGGGGGGCGTACGTCTACGTCAGGCG GTGCCGGTATCACTCCAACTTGAGGCTTCCTCTGATTTACCCTCATCCCTACCGACAGATCACCGTGGAGACGGAGTTTGACAACCCGCTGTATGAGAGCGGGGGG GACTCTCGAGAATATGAAGTGTCGATATGA